The Thermithiobacillus tepidarius DSM 3134 genome contains a region encoding:
- the dapF gene encoding diaminopimelate epimerase, producing MPLSGLRFSKMHGLGNDFVVIDGVRQTVRLSAAEVRRLADRRFGVGCDQVLLVEASTDPRADFRYRIFNADGGEVQQCGNGARCFARFVREQGLTDKDVIPVETLAGRITLAIQPSGEVQVDMGVPILEPARIPFRAPAQALRYPLPVAGQTYEIGAVSMGNPHAILPVASVAQAPVDTLGPAIERHPDFPERVNVGFMERVGPDHIRLRVWERGAGETLACGTNACAAVVAGRLWNLLDETVRVSLPGGDLRISWRGPGEPVFMTGPAVTVFQGEWLAGEL from the coding sequence ATGCCGCTGTCCGGATTGCGTTTCAGCAAGATGCACGGCTTGGGCAACGACTTCGTGGTGATCGACGGCGTGCGCCAGACGGTGCGCCTGTCCGCCGCGGAGGTCCGGCGCCTGGCCGACCGCCGCTTCGGCGTGGGTTGCGATCAGGTGCTGCTGGTGGAGGCCAGCACCGACCCGCGCGCCGATTTCCGCTACCGCATTTTCAACGCCGACGGCGGCGAGGTGCAGCAGTGCGGCAACGGCGCCCGCTGCTTCGCCCGCTTCGTACGCGAGCAGGGCCTGACCGACAAGGACGTCATTCCGGTGGAGACCCTGGCCGGCCGCATCACCCTGGCCATCCAGCCGTCGGGCGAGGTGCAGGTCGACATGGGCGTGCCCATCCTGGAGCCCGCGCGCATCCCGTTCCGCGCGCCCGCCCAGGCGTTGCGCTATCCCTTGCCGGTGGCCGGGCAGACCTATGAGATCGGCGCCGTCTCCATGGGCAACCCCCATGCCATCCTGCCCGTGGCGAGCGTGGCGCAGGCGCCGGTGGACACTCTGGGGCCGGCCATCGAGCGGCATCCCGATTTTCCGGAGCGGGTGAATGTGGGCTTCATGGAGCGGGTCGGCCCCGACCACATCCGCCTGCGGGTCTGGGAACGCGGGGCGGGGGAGACCCTGGCCTGCGGCACCAATGCCTGCGCCGCCGTGGTGGCGGGCCGGCTGTGGAATCTGCTCGACGAGACGGTGCGCGTGTCCCTGCCGGGCGGCGACCTGCGCATCAGCTGGCGCGGTCCCGGCGAGCCCGTGTTCATGACCGGGCCGGCGGTGACGGTGTTCCAGGGGGAGTGGCTGGCCGGCGAATTGTGA
- a CDS encoding YbhB/YbcL family Raf kinase inhibitor-like protein, whose translation MVMDLSSPAFSHNGQIPVEHTCDGADRAPALRWKGAPAGTRSFALIVEDPDAPGRTFVHWLVYDLPAGATQLSQGGALPQGAKHGRNDFGRDGYGGPCPPRGHGVHHYHFSFYALDVPRLGLPPGAPLPALRHAMQGHVLAQARLTGLYSR comes from the coding sequence ATGGTGATGGATCTCAGCAGCCCGGCCTTCTCCCACAACGGCCAGATTCCGGTGGAGCATACCTGCGACGGCGCGGACCGGGCGCCCGCCCTGCGGTGGAAGGGCGCGCCGGCGGGCACGCGCAGCTTCGCCCTCATCGTCGAGGATCCGGATGCGCCCGGCCGTACCTTCGTGCACTGGCTGGTTTACGACCTGCCGGCCGGCGCGACCCAGTTGAGTCAGGGCGGGGCCCTGCCGCAGGGGGCCAAGCATGGCCGCAACGACTTCGGCCGGGATGGCTACGGCGGCCCCTGTCCGCCGCGCGGGCATGGCGTGCATCATTACCACTTCAGCTTCTACGCCCTGGACGTGCCCAGACTGGGCCTGCCCCCGGGCGCGCCGCTGCCGGCCCTGCGCCACGCCATGCAGGGACACGTGCTGGCGCAGGCGCGGCTGACGGGCTTGTATTCCCGCTAG
- a CDS encoding YbhB/YbcL family Raf kinase inhibitor-like protein has protein sequence MQSSLTLESMAFLNNDWIPSRHTCEGEGVIPSFRWLHVPDGTQSLVLVMRQREAPPDQQVRWLVYDLPVLPNLIHEGGELPAGAKVGRNDAGDMVYIPPCHLPDHHLVHYDFVLYATDLPTLGLPEGATWAEVRERLRKHRPGPGVEGHVHGDVAAPPADDHMAREWHELGHVIAYAELVGHFAKDVETHVPGVDRI, from the coding sequence ATGCAGTCCTCCCTGACTTTGGAAAGCATGGCGTTTCTCAACAACGATTGGATTCCCTCCCGCCATACCTGCGAGGGCGAGGGGGTGATCCCCTCCTTCCGCTGGTTGCACGTGCCGGACGGTACCCAAAGCCTGGTCCTGGTCATGCGGCAGCGGGAGGCGCCGCCGGACCAGCAGGTGCGCTGGCTGGTCTACGACCTGCCCGTGCTGCCCAACCTGATCCATGAGGGCGGCGAGCTGCCGGCCGGCGCCAAGGTGGGCCGCAACGACGCCGGCGACATGGTGTACATTCCGCCCTGCCACCTGCCGGACCATCACCTGGTGCACTACGATTTCGTGCTCTACGCGACGGATCTGCCCACCCTCGGGCTGCCCGAAGGCGCCACCTGGGCCGAGGTGCGGGAGCGGTTGCGCAAGCACCGGCCCGGGCCGGGGGTGGAGGGGCACGTGCATGGCGACGTGGCTGCGCCGCCGGCGGACGACCACATGGCGCGCGAATGGCACGAGCTCGGGCACGTGATCGCCTATGCGGAGCTGGTCGGCCACTTCGCCAAGGACGTGGAGACCCACGTGCCCGGGGTGGACCGCATCTGA
- the lysA gene encoding diaminopimelate decarboxylase: protein MMCFDYRDEVLHAEGVPLSAIAADVGTPVYVYSKAAIRGRYRHFAEALGPDALVCFAVKANSNLAVLRVLAEAGAGFDIVSGGELVRVLRAGGAADKVVFSGVGKSAADIRLALEAGIFCFNVESEPELRRINALAGELGRVAPVALRVNPDVDPKTHPYISTGLSENKFGIPIERAPAVYRQAAALPHVRIRGIACHIGSQLLDLSPIGDAARRLVALLRTLQAEGISIHHLDLGGGVGIRYRDEEAPSPEDYARAVREALDGLDIPLVFELGRAVVGNAGVLLTQVEYLKIGEGKHFCVVDAAMNDLMRPALYNAYHEILPVRRRGGDSAVYDVVGPVCETGDFFARGRELAGVAAGDLLAVMSAGAYGFVMSGNYNTRPRVPEVLVDGSAYTVVRRRETLDDLLSLENTG, encoded by the coding sequence CTATTCCAAGGCGGCGATCCGCGGGCGCTATCGGCACTTCGCCGAGGCCCTGGGGCCCGACGCCCTGGTCTGCTTCGCCGTCAAGGCCAACTCCAACCTGGCGGTGCTGCGCGTGCTGGCAGAGGCGGGCGCCGGCTTCGACATCGTGTCCGGCGGCGAGCTGGTGCGGGTACTGCGCGCCGGCGGCGCGGCGGACAAGGTGGTCTTCTCCGGGGTGGGCAAGTCGGCGGCCGACATCCGCCTGGCCCTGGAGGCGGGCATCTTCTGCTTCAACGTGGAGTCCGAGCCGGAGCTGCGGCGCATCAACGCCTTGGCCGGGGAGCTGGGCAGGGTGGCGCCCGTCGCCCTGCGCGTCAATCCGGACGTGGATCCCAAGACCCACCCCTACATCTCCACCGGCCTGTCCGAGAACAAGTTCGGCATCCCCATCGAGCGCGCCCCGGCGGTGTATCGGCAGGCGGCGGCGCTGCCCCACGTGCGGATCCGCGGCATCGCCTGCCACATCGGCTCCCAGTTGCTGGACCTCTCGCCCATCGGCGACGCCGCCCGCCGCCTGGTGGCGCTGCTGCGCACCCTGCAGGCGGAAGGCATCAGCATCCACCATTTGGACCTGGGCGGCGGGGTGGGCATCCGCTACCGTGACGAGGAAGCGCCGTCGCCGGAGGACTACGCCCGCGCCGTGCGGGAGGCCCTGGACGGCCTGGACATCCCGCTGGTCTTCGAGCTGGGGCGCGCCGTGGTGGGCAATGCCGGCGTCCTGCTCACCCAGGTGGAGTACCTCAAGATCGGCGAGGGCAAGCACTTCTGCGTGGTGGATGCGGCCATGAACGACCTCATGCGTCCCGCCCTGTACAACGCCTACCACGAGATCCTGCCGGTGCGGCGCCGGGGCGGCGACAGCGCCGTCTACGATGTGGTTGGCCCCGTCTGCGAGACCGGTGATTTCTTCGCGCGCGGACGCGAACTCGCGGGGGTGGCGGCGGGTGATCTGCTGGCGGTGATGAGCGCCGGCGCCTACGGCTTCGTCATGAGCGGCAACTACAACACGCGCCCGCGGGTGCCGGAGGTGCTGGTCGACGGCAGCGCTTATACCGTCGTGCGCCGCCGCGAGACCCTGGACGATCTGCTAAGCTTGGAGAACACCGGGTAA